The Chryseobacterium sp. JV274 sequence GAAACGGGAATTTCGGCAATTTTTCCTTTAGACTGATCCTCTCTCAGATATACATTGAATGTATCATTCTGCTGATTCGAAACAAGAATATATCCTTTTCCTTGAGAAGTAGGATAGATTGAAATTCCTTCCACATCAGATTTAAAATCTCCTTTCCCGAAAACCGATAATTCTTCATTCCCTTTGGCCGGATCTGCATAATATTTGTGAACGCCAAACTGTTCATCAGAATAATAAATATAGCCCATTTCATCATCTACAGCAATACTTTCAATCTCTTTCAGCCCGCTGTATTTCCCGAATTTACGAACAACTTCTCCTGTTATAAAACCGCCCTTTTCAATCAGTTTATATTGCCAGAGGTATCCGTCATCCGGACCTGATTTTCTTCCCACAACAGCAAATATTTCTTCTGTCTGCGGATTTTTATAGAGAGAAATTCCCATCGGATCACGTTCAGATTCTCCATCAAATACAGAGATTTCTCCAATTTCTTTCAGCTCAGGAAGCGTATATAACTTTACTTTGTTGGTTTCCCTTTCCGTTACAGCGGCGATATCTGTTTTTTTGCCATTTAGTATAAAACCATATTCCAGATCAACGTTATTGGGACGTTTCAATCCCGAAACCTTATTGATAATTTTTCCGTTAAGGTCAAAAGCATACAATCCTCCGTCGGTATCTTTATCGGTTCCTATGATGATGCTTTTTGAGGCATCCTGTGGATTAATCCATATGGCGGGATCATCAGTATCATGAACCACTGTTTCTGTAATAACAGCTGGTTTTAATTTTTCCGCTAAATCTTTCTGCCCTGTACAGTTGATCACAAAAGGAAGAACTGAAAGAGCCAATATATAATGTATATTTTTCATGTGTATTTTAAAAATCAAATTTTACCCCCATTGTAAATCTTGGCCTGTAATATTCAGCCTGAGCGGTTCTGCTCTGGATTCCCTGGTAATACCTTAACGGCTGATTCGTCAGATTATTGGCTTCTGCAAAAACTCTGAGCTGGCTTGTAATCTTGTAGGAAGCATTGGCATCGAGGAAAAACTGTTTGTCATAATAACGGTCGTCAAAGGCTTTTCCTCCCAGTTCATCAATATAATGAGACGCATAGTTCATGGAAACTCTTGCTGAAAAACGTTTATTTTCCCACGAAAGAGATCCGTTGAACATATGAGGAGCAGCGCCGGGAAACCCTACATCTGTTCTCTCAGTGCCTTCTTCATTGGTGATTCCTTTTGCTTTGGATTTGGTGTAAGTATAGTTTACATAAACTCCAAGTCCTTTCCAGAAAGCGCCTGGAATAAAGTCAAGCTGTCTTTGTAAAGCCACTTCAAACCCATAAATATCTACATTGTCACCATTACGCTGCTGGGTAAACTTCCAGTTGCTTTCTCCCGCAGGAATTGGGTTGGACTGTCCTGCAAAATCATTCGCGAAATCATTCGCAGTATAATTTCTTTGGGAATACGTATAAATAAAATTATTCAGGTTTTTATAAAAAATACCTCCGGAAAGTATCCCTACAGACTTAAAATACTTTTCTGCCATAAAATCAAAATTATAGGCATAGGTTGCTTTTAAGTTTGGATTTCCGGCTGCTACGATCTCGTCTTCTGAAATAACATTAAGGTAAGGAACCAGTGAGTAATAATTGGGGCGTGCCAGAGCTGTGGTAAATGCTGCACGAAGCACAAGATCCTGCACCGGAACATATTTGAAGGAAATATTCGGAAGTACATTGGTGTATGTATTCGTATTATTGATTTGTCCTACCAGGTCCTTTTCATTCATCACATAGTTTCCGGTGTAATCGATATTGGTCGTTTCAACACGCGCTCCAACGATCATGGATAATTTATCATTGAAATCCTGATCCCAACGGATATAGCCTGCATAGATCTGCTCCTTCGCATTGTAGTTGCTTGAAAGATATTTTTCAGGCTTTAATTTACCATTAAACAAAGTTGGATTGAATAAATCCAGCCCTCCAAGGAAAGAAGGGTCAACGAATGTTCCCGGAACGTAATTTCCCGGCTGGAAGTTCTGACCATCAAGATTTATTGTCGGAACAGATAAAAGGCTTCCCATAGTGTTGACCGGAGTAAAGGCGTAGAAGTCATTCTCTCTTTCTTTTTTCTTCAAACGCATGCGGAAACCGGTACGAAGACGTCCTTTCTGGCCATCAATCACTGAAAATGGAAAACGTACATTCACTTTTGCTCCCAGTTCCTTTTCCTGTGTAAAGTTATTGGCATCGGAAAGATCACTCAATTTATAACTTCCTAAATTATCTGCAGCAAGGAGATTGAACATCGGTTTTTCAGGATTACTAAGGTCAGGAGAGAAATTCATTTTGCTGTTTTCAAACTCTATATAACGCTGGTGAGGCTTATCTTCACTGGCGATTGCATAGTTGACAGACCAGTCAAGATCTACCTTGGAACCTAATAAATGTTCTCCTCTTAAAGCATAGTTCTGAACTTTCTGTTTTTCAAGACGGGTATTGTCATTATCAGCATCACCGCCTTTATTCTGTCTTGTGATACTTCCTTTCCAGTCTGTAATCTCAGTTTCATCGGCGTTATAGACCGGTTTTATTTTATACCCTAATGCCAGTCTGGTTTCCTTATCATTTCTGAAATTATACATTGCAGAAGCGTAGATCTTGTTTTTGGAATTGAATTCATAATCCATATTAAGATCAAAACTGTGTCTGATACGGTGTTCATTATAATAACGTACACCCATTTTGCTTACATAAACAGTCTGTGCAAGATCGTTCGCCTGGCTCCATACCGGTTCTATATTATCCGAACCGAAATTGTTGTTGTTATAGGAAAAACTGAATACAGCCCCTAGTTTTTTATCCAAAAACCGGTTTCCATAGACAAAACCGGCGGTATAATTTCCTTTTTCGCGGATTGGATTGTATCCTCCGGCAACGGTTGCAGAAATTCTTTGTCCATTCGGGGAAGCTCTGGTAATAAGATTGACGGAACCTCCGATGGCATCAGCGTCCATATCTGGAGTCAGGGTTTTATTAACCTCAATCGTAGAGATCATATCAGAAGGGATCAGGTCCATCTGTACATTACGGTTATCTCCTTCAGCAGAGGGAATTCTGTCACCATTCAGGGTAACGGAGTTAAGATTGGGAGCCAGTCCTCTGATAATAAGATTTCTGGCTTCTCCCTGATCATTTTGTATGGTAACTCCCGGAACACGCTTCAAAGCATCCCCGATATTGGCATCAGGAAAACGCCCGATCTGATCAGAAGAAATTACATTGGTAATATTGGCGTTGTTTTTTTGCTTGTTTAAAGCTCTTGCCTGATTTTTTAAAGTAGCTCCTGATACTACAACTTCTGCAATAGAGGTTTCTTTTTTATCGAAAATAATATTCTGGCGGGTGTTTTTCTCACTTTCAACTGTAACGTTGTATTCATGAACACCATACCCAAGATAATCAATTTTCATGGTATAACTCCCCGGAGGAACGTTCAGGAAAACAAAGTTTCCATGTTCATCTGAAGTGGTATAAATATTCCCCGGACTTAGAGAGATTTTAGCTCCCGGCAGGGCTATTTTCGAATCGTCATTAATGTTTCCGGAAAGAGATCCGGTTTGCGCATAGAAAAAAATAGAGGCACAAAATAAAACAGATGTAAAAATTTTCTTCACTTTTCCTTTTTTAGATAAAAATCACAACAAAATTAAACGTCTGTTTGGGAAAAGTGTTGAAGAGAAAATTAACTGTTTCTTAAGAATTGTTAATATAGATGATTTTGTAAAAGATAAAAGATATTGTTGTTAAAGTTCAGACAAAAAATAAGATAGATATAGATTCCTCGGAATGATAAACTGTATGGATATACTAAGCGTATATAACTGATGAAATAATTATGAATACTATACAAATACACGCGCACATTGTCATTCCGTAGGAATCCAAATAATGCATTTAATTTTTTTGAAATTTGACCTTTTTAAGATTTTGAAATATTAAGTATTTCCTGCACGATAATTTTAGATTTCTCTATCAATTCATTGGATCTATAGAGCTGGCTGGTAAGTATAGAGCTTTCAAAAAGAAGATAGATATGGGCGGATGTAATATCGTTTTGGATGTCTTTATTGAAGCATTCTCTCAGTTTATTTTTATGATATCGGATTACCTTGTGAATCTCTTCCTTATCGGCAGGGATTTCAGATAAAATATTCAGGAAACTGCATCCTCTG is a genomic window containing:
- a CDS encoding phytase, coding for MKNIHYILALSVLPFVINCTGQKDLAEKLKPAVITETVVHDTDDPAIWINPQDASKSIIIGTDKDTDGGLYAFDLNGKIINKVSGLKRPNNVDLEYGFILNGKKTDIAAVTERETNKVKLYTLPELKEIGEISVFDGESERDPMGISLYKNPQTEEIFAVVGRKSGPDDGYLWQYKLIEKGGFITGEVVRKFGKYSGLKEIESIAVDDEMGYIYYSDEQFGVHKYYADPAKGNEELSVFGKGDFKSDVEGISIYPTSQGKGYILVSNQQNDTFNVYLREDQSKGKIAEIPVSTLESDGSEVTNVNLGPKFPKGVFVAMSNGRVFHFYDWRMVEKAIQSAVKATK
- a CDS encoding TonB-dependent receptor, translated to MKKIFTSVLFCASIFFYAQTGSLSGNINDDSKIALPGAKISLSPGNIYTTSDEHGNFVFLNVPPGSYTMKIDYLGYGVHEYNVTVESEKNTRQNIIFDKKETSIAEVVVSGATLKNQARALNKQKNNANITNVISSDQIGRFPDANIGDALKRVPGVTIQNDQGEARNLIIRGLAPNLNSVTLNGDRIPSAEGDNRNVQMDLIPSDMISTIEVNKTLTPDMDADAIGGSVNLITRASPNGQRISATVAGGYNPIREKGNYTAGFVYGNRFLDKKLGAVFSFSYNNNNFGSDNIEPVWSQANDLAQTVYVSKMGVRYYNEHRIRHSFDLNMDYEFNSKNKIYASAMYNFRNDKETRLALGYKIKPVYNADETEITDWKGSITRQNKGGDADNDNTRLEKQKVQNYALRGEHLLGSKVDLDWSVNYAIASEDKPHQRYIEFENSKMNFSPDLSNPEKPMFNLLAADNLGSYKLSDLSDANNFTQEKELGAKVNVRFPFSVIDGQKGRLRTGFRMRLKKKERENDFYAFTPVNTMGSLLSVPTINLDGQNFQPGNYVPGTFVDPSFLGGLDLFNPTLFNGKLKPEKYLSSNYNAKEQIYAGYIRWDQDFNDKLSMIVGARVETTNIDYTGNYVMNEKDLVGQINNTNTYTNVLPNISFKYVPVQDLVLRAAFTTALARPNYYSLVPYLNVISEDEIVAAGNPNLKATYAYNFDFMAEKYFKSVGILSGGIFYKNLNNFIYTYSQRNYTANDFANDFAGQSNPIPAGESNWKFTQQRNGDNVDIYGFEVALQRQLDFIPGAFWKGLGVYVNYTYTKSKAKGITNEEGTERTDVGFPGAAPHMFNGSLSWENKRFSARVSMNYASHYIDELGGKAFDDRYYDKQFFLDANASYKITSQLRVFAEANNLTNQPLRYYQGIQSRTAQAEYYRPRFTMGVKFDF